The Paenibacillus sp. FSL R7-0345 DNA segment CCTTAAAGCTGCGCTTTGCTTCAGTCAATTCCTCACCCGGGTCATTTCCCTTCATCGCTGCAAAGATTCCATCCTTGCGGGTAAATGGAAGGCAGAATTCATTCAGCAGGGACAGGCGGGCCACCGCACGGGCAGTAACTACATCATATGCATCACGATGTTTCAACTGTCTTGCAATGTCTTCCGCCCGCCCATGAATCAGCTGTACGCCGTCAAGTTTCAGCGTGTCACAGATATGCTGAAGGAAGGAAATTCTTTTGCTGAGCGAATCAACAATGGTCAGCTTGATATGCGGGAAGCAAATTTTAAGCGGAATACCGGGAAAGCCTGCACCTGATCCGATATCTGCCAGACTATTTACTTCATTTAGATCAATATAAAAGGCAAGTGACAGCGAGTCATAAAAATGCTTGGTATATACCTGATCGCGCTCCGTAATACCCGTTAAATTCATCTTCTCATTCCAGGAAACCAGCTCCTGAAAATATAGCTCAAACTGTTCAAGCTGCCGGGAAGAAAGCTCAATGCCCTTCTCCTGCAACAGAGTAACAAACTGTGTTGTTGTGCTGTCCATAAGTTATCCTTTCGCTGCTGTCACCCGGTTATAATGCTCTAAGTGCACAAGCAGAATCGAAATATCAGCCGGAGTGACTCCGGCAATCCGGGAAGCCTGTCCAATTGAAATCGGCGCAATCTTGGTCAGCTTCTGCCGGGCTTCCATTGCCAGTCCATGAATTTCATTATAATTAATATCATCAGGAATCTTCTTCTTCTCCATCTTTTGCAGCTTCTCCACATGAGCCAGCTGCTTCTCGATGTATCCGGCGTACTTAATCTGGATTTCTACCTGTTCCTTCATCTCTTCATCCAATGGTTCGGGTGAGGGAGAAATTTGGTCTACAAAGCTGTAGGCAACCTCCGGACGGCGCATCAGGACAAGGAGGTTCGATCCGTCAACAATAGGAGCCGATTCATAAGCTGCCAAAACTTCATTAACCTCCACCGGCTTAACCTTAGTTTCCTGAAGGCGGACAATCTCACGTTCAACCGTTTCTTTCTTATGAATAAAGGCGTCAAAGCGCTGCTGCGGAATAAGTCCGATTTCATGTCCGATTGGTGTAAGACGCAGATCTGCATTATCATGGCGAAGCAGCAGCCGGTACTCGGCACGCGAGGTAAGCAGGCGGTAAGGCTCATTAGTACCTTTAGTCACCAGATCGTCGATCAATACCCCGATATAACCCTGTGAACGGTCAAGCACTACAGGTTCTTTATCCTGTACCTTACGGGCTGCATTAATGCCGGCCATTACGCCCTGCCCTGCGGCTTCCTCGTATCCGGAGGTACCATTAATCTGTCCCGCAGTGAACAAGCCAGGCAGACGTTTTGTTTCCAGTGACGGCCACAGCTGGGTAGGTACCATGGCATCATATTCAATCGCGTAACCATTGCGCATCATTTCTACCTTTTCCATCCCTGGAATGGAACGAAGCACGGCTAACTGCACATCCTCAGGCAAGCTGGTGGACAGGCCTTGTACGTAATATTCAGAAGTGTTTTTTCCTTCCGGTTCAAGAAAAATCTGGTGCTGTGACTTGTCGCTGAAACGTACCACCTTATCTTCAATAGATGGGCAGTAACGCGGACCTGTTCCTTCAATAATACCGGTGAACATTGGAGCACGGTGCAGATTATCATTGATGATCTGGTGCGTTACAGGCTGTGTATAGGTCAGCCAGCAGGGCAGCTGTTCATTATCCGAGAATTTGGTTTCAAAAGAGAAAAACTTCGGTTTGTCATCACCCGGCTGAATTTCTGTCTTCGAAAAATCAATCGTATCCCTGTGTACACGCGGCGGTGTACCTGTCTTGAACCGGACCAGCTCAAAGCCAAGCTCACGCAGATTTTCGGACAAGCGTACAGAAGGCTGCTGGTTGTTCGGTCCGCTCTCATACGTCAGCTCACCCATAATAACCTTACCGCGCAAATACGTTCCGGTTGTCAAAATAACGGTTTTACTACGGTACACTGTCCCTGTCTTTGTAATCACGCCAGCGCATTTACCGTCCTCGACAATCAGCTCCTCTACCATCCCCTGGCGAAGTGTCAGATTCGGCGTCTTCTCCATCGTTTCTTTCATGGCATGCTGATAGAGGAACTTGTCCGCCTGGGCGCGCAGCGCATGAACCGCCGGCCCTTTGCCTGTATTAAGCATACGCAACTGAATAAAGGTCTTATCAATATTGCGGCCCATTTCGCCGCCAAGCGCGTCAATTTCACGGACTACATGGCCCTTGGCCGGTCCGCCGATGGACGGATTACATGGCATAAAAGCCACCATATCCAGGTTGATAGTAATCATCAGTGTATTGCAGCCCATCCGGGCTGCAGCCAGAGCCGCTTCGCAGCCGGCATGGCCGGCGCCTATGACCACTACGTCATAGCTGCCTCCTTCATAACCCATTCCAATTCCTCCTGACTGCAAATATGCAGTTAATATATATTCGTGAACCTTTTATTTGCCTAGACAAAATTGTGAGAAAATCTGGTCAAGCAGCGAGTCGGCAGCGGTATCCCCGATGATCTCCCCGAGCTGCTCCCAGGCCAGACGCACGTCAATCTGGATCATATCAATCGGCACCAGCATCTCTGCTGCCTCATAGGCATCCTGCAGTGATTTGTGTGCTTTTTTAAGCAGAGCGATATGCCGTACATTGCTTACATAAGTCAGATCGCCTGATTCCAGCTTGCCGCCGAAGAACAGCTCTGAAATAGCCTCCTCCAGCTTGTCCAGCCCTTCCTCCTCCAGCACAGACATCGGCACAATACTGGACTCCTCAAAAAAGGTAAGCAGCTTGGCCTTGTCCAGCTGTGGCGGTAAGTCCATTTTATTCATGATGACTAAAGCTTGTCTACCGTGGATTTGTTCCATTAGTGCCAGTTCGTCCTCATGCAGCTCTTCATTTGCATTAAGCACAAGCAGTATAAGGTCGGCATCGCTGAATGCGGCTTTGGAACGCTCCACGCCGATTCGCTCAACCACATCCATCGTTTCCCGGATACCCGCAGTATCCAGCAGCTTCAAAGGAATATTGTTAATCGTTACATACTCTTCTATTACATCACGCGTTGTTCCCGGAATATCGGTTACAATCGCCTTGTTGTCACGGGCAAGCGCATTAAGCAAGGAGGACTTGCCAACATTAGGGCGGCCGACTATCGCCGTCGTAATGCCTTCGCGCAGAATTTTACCTTCATTGGCGGTCTTCAGCAGTTTATCAATACCGGCCATAACCAGGCTGCTCTTCTCTTTAATAAAATCTGCAGTCAGTGCTTCCACATCATGCTCAGGGTAATCAATGTTAACCTCAATATGAGCCAATGTTTCAATTAGAGTATGGCGCAATGTCTTAATCCGCTCAGACAAAGAACCGCTGACCTGCTTCAGGGCAACGGAGAAGGCCCGGTCTGACTTCGAACGGATCAGGTCAATCACCGCTTCAGCCTGGGACAGGTCAATCCGGCCGCCCAAAAATGCACGCTTGGTGAATTCACCCGGCTCGGCCAGACGGATATCCTGCTGCAGCAGCAGATCCATTACTCTTCTTACTGAAATTACCCCGCCATGGGCGCTGATTTCTACCACATCCTCTGTAGTAAAAGAACGCGGTCCCTTCATCACCGTAACCAATACCTCTTCCATCCGTTCCCCGTCCGCAGGATTGATAATATGGCCGTATTGGACGGTATGGGAGTCAACCTCGGTAAGAGGAGCCCTGCCGCGGAATAAAGGGGCCACCTGTGATATCGCCTCCGGCCCGCTTACCCGGACAATCGCAATTCCTCCCTCGCCCAGTGCCGTCGATACGGCTGCAATGGTGTCACTAAGCATGCTGTTTCTCACCTCAATATAATGTTTAATATCTCAAGTAGACTTTATTAGTAGCCAATACATAACTTATCATCTTTCAAAAAAAGCAATGACCCCTTACATTGGACAAGGAGTCATTGCAGCATATTTAGTCTCTACTTCAATGTTATAACAACACGCCGGTTTGGTTCTTCGCCCTTGCTGAGTGTATTAACCTGACGATGATCCTGCAGTCTGGAGTGAATGATCTTACGCTCCTGCGGTGACATCGGCTCAAGTACAACCTCTTTGCGGGTTCTGACCACACGGCCGGCCAGACGGTCAGCCAGCTCCTCCAGAGTCTTCTTACGGCGCTCCCGGAAGTTCTCCGCATCCAGCACCAGACGGACAAAGCTGTCAGAATAACGGTTGGCCACAATATTAGCCAAATACTGCAGAGCATCGAGAGTTTGTCCTCTTCTGCCAATCAGAAGGCCCAGATCCGGACCGGAAATTTGCAGAATGGTCGATTCCTTGGTATGAACGATTTCTACTTCAACAGTAAGCCCCATGCTCTTGGCGACATCGACAATGAAATGAACGGCCTGTTGGTAAGCTTCCTCTGCCGGTTGTCCGGAATCTTGGCGCGGCACACCGCCGCCAGCCTCCTGTTTGCTCTCTCGTGGTGACTGCTGAGGCAGTGACGGAGCACTCGCCGCTGAAGCCGGTGCGGCTTCAGGTATCAAGGTAAGCTCTACCTTGGCGCCTTTCGCACCGATCAATCCAAGGAATCCTTTTGACGGCTGTTCAAGTACGTTAACCGTTACCCGGTCTTTTTGAACTCCAAGCTGACTAAGGCCACGTTCTACAGCTTCTTCAATGGTTTTCCCTGTTGCGACGACTTTGCTCATTTTGACTTTTTGGCTCCCTTCGCTTTGCCGCTATTGCCTTTTGCAGCGGGAGTAACATCCTTGCGGGCGCCTGAATCCTTGCCCTTCACAAGATTGACTTCTTTGCTGTTACCGGCACCTGCGACAGCCAATGTGGTCTTATCGTTGTTGCGGTATAAGAAGTAGTTCTGAATGATGGTGTAAAGGTTACTATAGAACCAGTACAACGGCAGCGCTGAAGGGAAGTTGTATGACATGATGAAAATCAGAACCGGGTATACCATCATCATGAACTGCATCGGACCCTGCTGCTGAACCGGATTCATCTTGGTCATCATCCGGGTCTGAAGGAACGTAGTAGCCGCAGCTAACAGCGGCAGTATAAACAATTTATCCGGTTCGCCGAGCTGGAGCCACAGGAACGAATGCAGGCGCAGATCCGGATTATAGTAAATCGAGTTGTAAAGCGCGATAAAAATTGGCATTTGCACAATCAGCGGCAGACAACCCGCCATTGGATTGACTTTGTTCTCCTGGAAGAGGCGCATCGTTTCCTGCTGCACCTTTTCAGGCTGATCCTTATATTTTTTCTGGATTTTCTGGAGTTCCGGTTGAATGGCCTGCATCGCACGCGAGCTTCTTACCTGTTTCATGGTAAGCGGCAGAATCAGCGTGCGGACAATGATAACCATTACAAGGACTGCCAGTCCATATTGTCCGTTAAACCAATTAGCAAACGTATCCAGCGCTATGGCGAAATAATATACCACATTACTTTGCCAGAAGCTTCCGTTTTTTAAATCCTCCGTAGTATGCGTCACTGTAGTCGACGACGGAGAGCATCCCGACAGAACAGCGATCATCAGAATCATTAACCCGAGGAGAAGAAACATTTTTCCTCGTCTAGTCTTCAATAGAGACACCTCAAAACCCCTCTCTTAAACATTGCACTGCACCGTAAATCATACCATAATTATGAAGACAAATAAACAAGCCTGTTCAGCGGCAGCTACTTGCGTGAAGCCTTGAGCAGCTTGGCTTTGCGGAGCACATGAAGCGCGCTTTTTTCGAGCTCTGCATAATCCTTATCCAGGGCTCCCTTTCTCACGATAAACACCAGATCCAGCCCGCCGGCTATTTCCGGCTCATGATGGCGGACAATCTCTTTCACCAGCCGTCGCATGCGGTTTCGCACGACAGCGTTTCCGACCTTTTTGCTGACCGAAACACCAAGCCGGAACCGCTCTACCTCTTTTCTGCTGAACCAATACACAACAAACTGATGATTCGCAAATGACTTCCCATGGCGGTAT contains these protein-coding regions:
- the rsmG gene encoding 16S rRNA (guanine(527)-N(7))-methyltransferase RsmG, coding for MDSTTTQFVTLLQEKGIELSSRQLEQFELYFQELVSWNEKMNLTGITERDQVYTKHFYDSLSLAFYIDLNEVNSLADIGSGAGFPGIPLKICFPHIKLTIVDSLSKRISFLQHICDTLKLDGVQLIHGRAEDIARQLKHRDAYDVVTARAVARLSLLNEFCLPFTRKDGIFAAMKGNDPGEELTEAKRSFKELRAELKKVESFSLPVEESARHIVMIRKTGATPAKYPRKAGMPAKAPLV
- the mnmG gene encoding tRNA uridine-5-carboxymethylaminomethyl(34) synthesis enzyme MnmG, with the translated sequence MGYEGGSYDVVVIGAGHAGCEAALAAARMGCNTLMITINLDMVAFMPCNPSIGGPAKGHVVREIDALGGEMGRNIDKTFIQLRMLNTGKGPAVHALRAQADKFLYQHAMKETMEKTPNLTLRQGMVEELIVEDGKCAGVITKTGTVYRSKTVILTTGTYLRGKVIMGELTYESGPNNQQPSVRLSENLRELGFELVRFKTGTPPRVHRDTIDFSKTEIQPGDDKPKFFSFETKFSDNEQLPCWLTYTQPVTHQIINDNLHRAPMFTGIIEGTGPRYCPSIEDKVVRFSDKSQHQIFLEPEGKNTSEYYVQGLSTSLPEDVQLAVLRSIPGMEKVEMMRNGYAIEYDAMVPTQLWPSLETKRLPGLFTAGQINGTSGYEEAAGQGVMAGINAARKVQDKEPVVLDRSQGYIGVLIDDLVTKGTNEPYRLLTSRAEYRLLLRHDNADLRLTPIGHEIGLIPQQRFDAFIHKKETVEREIVRLQETKVKPVEVNEVLAAYESAPIVDGSNLLVLMRRPEVAYSFVDQISPSPEPLDEEMKEQVEIQIKYAGYIEKQLAHVEKLQKMEKKKIPDDINYNEIHGLAMEARQKLTKIAPISIGQASRIAGVTPADISILLVHLEHYNRVTAAKG
- the mnmE gene encoding tRNA uridine-5-carboxymethylaminomethyl(34) synthesis GTPase MnmE, with the translated sequence MLSDTIAAVSTALGEGGIAIVRVSGPEAISQVAPLFRGRAPLTEVDSHTVQYGHIINPADGERMEEVLVTVMKGPRSFTTEDVVEISAHGGVISVRRVMDLLLQQDIRLAEPGEFTKRAFLGGRIDLSQAEAVIDLIRSKSDRAFSVALKQVSGSLSERIKTLRHTLIETLAHIEVNIDYPEHDVEALTADFIKEKSSLVMAGIDKLLKTANEGKILREGITTAIVGRPNVGKSSLLNALARDNKAIVTDIPGTTRDVIEEYVTINNIPLKLLDTAGIRETMDVVERIGVERSKAAFSDADLILLVLNANEELHEDELALMEQIHGRQALVIMNKMDLPPQLDKAKLLTFFEESSIVPMSVLEEEGLDKLEEAISELFFGGKLESGDLTYVSNVRHIALLKKAHKSLQDAYEAAEMLVPIDMIQIDVRLAWEQLGEIIGDTAADSLLDQIFSQFCLGK
- the jag gene encoding RNA-binding cell elongation regulator Jag/EloR, which encodes MSKVVATGKTIEEAVERGLSQLGVQKDRVTVNVLEQPSKGFLGLIGAKGAKVELTLIPEAAPASAASAPSLPQQSPRESKQEAGGGVPRQDSGQPAEEAYQQAVHFIVDVAKSMGLTVEVEIVHTKESTILQISGPDLGLLIGRRGQTLDALQYLANIVANRYSDSFVRLVLDAENFRERRKKTLEELADRLAGRVVRTRKEVVLEPMSPQERKIIHSRLQDHRQVNTLSKGEEPNRRVVITLK
- a CDS encoding YidC/Oxa1 family membrane protein insertase, with the translated sequence MSLLKTRRGKMFLLLGLMILMIAVLSGCSPSSTTVTHTTEDLKNGSFWQSNVVYYFAIALDTFANWFNGQYGLAVLVMVIIVRTLILPLTMKQVRSSRAMQAIQPELQKIQKKYKDQPEKVQQETMRLFQENKVNPMAGCLPLIVQMPIFIALYNSIYYNPDLRLHSFLWLQLGEPDKLFILPLLAAATTFLQTRMMTKMNPVQQQGPMQFMMMVYPVLIFIMSYNFPSALPLYWFYSNLYTIIQNYFLYRNNDKTTLAVAGAGNSKEVNLVKGKDSGARKDVTPAAKGNSGKAKGAKKSK
- the rnpA gene encoding ribonuclease P protein component, whose amino-acid sequence is MHKSLRLRNRADFSRVYRHGKSFANHQFVVYWFSRKEVERFRLGVSVSKKVGNAVVRNRMRRLVKEIVRHHEPEIAGGLDLVFIVRKGALDKDYAELEKSALHVLRKAKLLKASRK